The following are encoded together in the Lathyrus oleraceus cultivar Zhongwan6 chromosome 3, CAAS_Psat_ZW6_1.0, whole genome shotgun sequence genome:
- the LOC127126264 gene encoding PRA1 family protein F1, which produces MANLGTTQRIPTSFKPSSLTTTASEPKGPHEKPFADFKFYCPINIPLTAEAAASRIVRNLGNLGLYYTLFIWIILFITLIPCRKVSLILLVIMTYVTTVYCLILRSFPNSVLLHRIIDKRVILSLLFIATAIQLILTDAGIHFAVTMTCSVPVVLLHAVLWASSCEFSYETEEEGSRKEELAPLTSGHNDSEAQNSDAV; this is translated from the coding sequence ATGGCAAACCTCGGAACCACACAAAGAATACCAACGTCCTTCAAACCTTCATCCCTAACAACTACCGCGTCTGAACCAAAAGGACCGCATGAAAAACCATTTGCTGATTTCAAATTCTACTGTCCAATTAACATTCCCTTAACAGCAGAAGCTGCGGCGTCTCGTATCGTAAGAAACTTAGGGAATTTGGGGTTATACTACACACTCTTTATTTGGATCATACTCTTCATAACCCTCATACCTTGTCGAAAAGTGTCCTTGATTCTGTTGGTTATTATGACTTATGTGACAACCGTTTATTGTTTAATATTAAGATCGTTTCCTAATTCAGTTTTGCTGCATAGAATCATAGATAAAAGGGTTATATTGAGTTTGCTATTTATTGCAACTGCAATTCAGCTGATTTTGACAGATGCAGGTATTCATTTTGCAGTTACTATGACTTGTAGTGTGCCGGTTGTTTTGCTTCATGCAGTTTTGTGGGCTAGTAGTTGCGAATTTTCCTATGAAACGGAGGAAGAAGGCTCTCGTAAAGAAGAATTGGCTCCTCTTACGAGCGGCCATAATGATAGCGAAGCTCAGAACTCGGACGCAGTTTGA